The following DNA comes from Hippocampus zosterae strain Florida unplaced genomic scaffold, ASM2543408v3 HiC_scaffold_334, whole genome shotgun sequence.
TCAGCTCGAAGACCTCATCCGGCAGACCCCTGAACCCGCTGATATCCAGGTCCTTGAGCATTTTGTTGTGCTAGATGAGTCGCAGCAGGTCGACCGGCTGCAGTGTCGATCTGTGGTCGGACAGGTCCATGCGAGCCGAGATGGACAGGTCTGGCAGCTTGGTCAGCAGGTACTGTGCCATCTCCGAGGCCTTTTTCTCAGGGGTTTTGGAGATCGCTCCCCTCGCCCGCTACAAGGCTGACTCTTCGACATGCTCGAGAAGGTGGTCCTGGCGCATCATCCTCCCAGCCATCTCAAGATGCCCCTCctttaactaccggtactccACCGCCAGGTCCTCAAGCTGCCCCCTCACGGTCAGCATTTCAAGCCAGTGCCTCTCCAAATCCCGTTCCTTCTCGACCACCTCCTCCGCGGCCTTCTCCAGCtgctccctcagcagctggttctcGACCGCCATCCGCTTGTAGTTCTGGGTGAAGATGGTGTCTTTGAGGTGGTCAAAGAGTTTGGGAGTGACACGGTCCTGCAGCAGGTAGGAGGGCAGGTCCGGGGGGTCAGGCGAGAAGCACAGCTAGTTGAAGTAGGACTAGTAGCGGGCCAGCTCTTCTCGCAGCTGCTTGGTGAAGCCTTTGAAGCTTGACAGCTTGCTGTTCTTGCTGTGGAAGGCGGTGGCGACAATCTCGTTGATCTGTGGCATGAGGGCTCGGTAGCGGGCGGATTCTTTGGCCAGCAGCTCGATGAACTCCTACAGGGCGTCTCGGTTGGCCAGCAGCCGAGGCAAGGCGTGTTTTGCTTGACTGCGCTTGAACAAAGCCGCTTATTCTTTCACCGCCTGCTCGCAGTCCGCTCCTGCTTGCTCCAACTACCCGGCGACCTCCTCAACCAACCGCTTTTCGAATTTCGCAGCGAGTGTGTCCATGCAGGAGACGATCTCCCCCCAGCACTCTGAAAACACGCTGCGGGCTTTGACCCTCTGCGCCTACAGCTCATGGGCCATCCTCCCTGCGGAATTGTCGAAGAGGCTGCGCTAGGTCAGCGCCTGAAAGGCGGCCAGTTCCAAGAGCGGATGGGTATCGGGGTGCAACTGCAGACAATGCACGCAAAGCAGCCTGGACTCGCAGACCCTGTGGATACAGACCTGCAACAGTTCCAGCCCGTGCCGCTCGCAGGAGGGGGCGGACATGGCGAACAGGAATAAACAACATCAACGCAGCTCGATATGTGCGGATTCGAGGTTGCTTTCGGTCTTCGAGGGCTGACTGAACACCTTCCAGAAGCGGAGAGTTTCGTCGCCTGTGCCCGTGACGATGGAGCTGCCGTCTGGAGAGCCGGCTAGGTAGAGCACCCTGTGGCCGTGGCCTGTCAGGGTGTCGGCCCTGCGGAGGCGGGCATTCTCGCCCTCCAGGTTCCAGACGTTGATCTCGTTGAGCGCGTAGCCGTGCGTGCTGACCATCTGGTCCGAGATTGGAGAGAAGAGCAGGTTGCAGACCTGCGAGCCTGTGTTGACCGCCTGCAGCTGCGTTAGCGACTGGGTCGAAAACATCCTGATATGCTGGTCGGCAGCGCCTCCCCCGGACGCCAGCAGCTCAGACGAGCGCCAGCCGATAGCCTTGACCGCGGCCTGATGCTCCTTGAACTCGACAAGGTTGCGGCCAGCCCTGATCGACCATACCGACAGCTTGTTGTCGTTGCCCCCGCTGGCGATCATCGCCCCGTCGGGGCTCCACTTCAGCCCGCAGATTTACTGCTAGTGGGCCATGTACCGGAAGGCTTCGGCCTTGTCCCTCGGGTCACGGACTGTCACTATTCCGTTCTTGGCGCCGGCCGCCATCAGCCCGTTGCTCCAGGAAATGCAGCCCACCCTCCCCGCCTGCTGCTCTTAGTATTCGGCCACCTCGGCGCCCCTCACCACGTCGTACAGCCGGACAGTGCCCTGACTGGTTCCAAAGGACAGCAGGTCCTGGTTGCTGCCGAACTGCACTGAGCACACCAGCTCGTCCTCCGCCGACTCGAAGACATGCTCCACCTTGGTAAGATACGACTTCCAGAGGAACACCGAGCAGTCCAGCCCGACCGCCAGGAGGTTGCCTTTGGACCAGTCCAGCAAGTCGTAGTAGTAGTCGTCTTGGATGCCGGGCGCCTCCAGGATTTTGTAAGGAGTGGGGGTGATCTTGGAACGATGGGGTTTGATGGGCGCCTCGAAGGCCTTCTTGGCACGAGGGGCAGGGCGCCTAAACTTGAGCACTCTTTTGCTGTTGCCCCCTCCAGCAGGCTTGCAGAGCAGCTGCTCTTCCAGCAGCTGGTTGTAGGCGCAGCTGCAGTTCTCAGGGGGCTGGATTTCCCTGAGCTGCAGGCGGTGGCCACTGACCTCCCGGGGGATGAACCGGTCCTCCTTTTCGGGCCGGGCTGGCTGCATTTAAAACTAAATTTATTTATGCTAGCCGGTGGGGTCATTCGAGC
Coding sequences within:
- the LOC127594958 gene encoding fizzy-related protein homolog, with the protein product GLKWSPDGAMIASGGNDNKLSVWSIRAGRNLVEFKEHQAAVKAIGWRSSELLASGGGAADQHIRMFSTQSLTQLQAVNTGSQVCNLLFSPISDQMVSTHGYALNEINVWNLEGENARLRRADTLTGHGHRVLYLAGSPDGSSIVTGTGDETLRFWKVFSQPSKTESNLESAHIELR